The Armatimonadota bacterium genome includes a window with the following:
- a CDS encoding BMP family ABC transporter substrate-binding protein: protein MCVRKGLFLAVLLAVVVSAGCGGPAKDGGKEKGGRQLKVALLSPGPVNDGGWNQLGYQGLLLVEKELGARVNQKQTESPADFEGDFREYASQGYDVIIGHGFELQPAAIKVSKEFPDTVFVITAGSKVEGKVVPIIPKLEEATYLLGVMAARMSKTGKAGLVGGMEIPPIKSTFEAFRKGALSVNPQFKVSASFIGNWEDTATAKEATRALIQQGCDFIFHNADAAGRGVFEACREAKGVYAFGSNSDQNDIAPDVILASAVLEIPRTFVEICQSVQDGTFQPRAHELTVANGHTSLVINPRLKDVIPQKVLDEIEDLKEQLRAGRLKVERAHF from the coding sequence ATGTGCGTGAGAAAGGGTCTGTTTCTGGCGGTTCTTCTTGCCGTTGTCGTGTCGGCCGGATGCGGCGGGCCAGCGAAGGACGGCGGCAAAGAGAAAGGTGGGCGTCAGCTCAAGGTCGCCCTGCTGAGTCCCGGACCGGTCAACGATGGTGGCTGGAACCAGCTGGGGTACCAAGGGTTGCTGCTCGTGGAAAAGGAGCTGGGCGCTCGCGTCAACCAGAAGCAGACCGAAAGCCCTGCGGACTTCGAGGGTGACTTTCGCGAATATGCCAGCCAGGGATACGATGTCATCATCGGGCACGGCTTCGAGCTTCAACCCGCCGCCATCAAGGTCAGCAAGGAGTTCCCGGATACCGTCTTCGTTATCACAGCGGGCAGCAAGGTGGAAGGGAAGGTGGTCCCGATCATCCCCAAACTCGAGGAGGCCACATACCTTCTGGGCGTAATGGCGGCCCGTATGAGCAAGACCGGGAAAGCCGGGCTGGTTGGCGGTATGGAGATCCCGCCCATCAAGAGCACATTCGAGGCCTTCCGCAAGGGTGCGCTGTCCGTGAACCCGCAGTTTAAGGTAAGCGCCAGCTTCATCGGCAACTGGGAAGACACCGCAACGGCAAAGGAGGCCACGCGCGCGCTCATACAGCAGGGATGCGATTTCATCTTCCACAACGCGGACGCAGCCGGCCGGGGGGTCTTCGAGGCGTGCCGGGAAGCCAAGGGGGTTTACGCTTTCGGCTCCAACAGCGATCAGAATGACATCGCGCCGGATGTCATCCTCGCAAGCGCCGTGCTTGAGATCCCGCGCACGTTCGTCGAGATCTGCCAGTCAGTGCAGGACGGAACATTCCAGCCCCGCGCGCATGAGCTCACCGTGGCCAACGGGCACACTTCGCTGGTCATCAACCCTCGCCTGAAGGATGTTATCCCGCAGAAAGTGCTGGACGAGATCGAGGATCTGAAAGAGCAGCTGCGTGCCGGCCGATTGAAGGTGGAACGCGCGCACTTCTAG